A genome region from Labilibaculum antarcticum includes the following:
- a CDS encoding sll1863 family stress response protein — protein sequence MNKEEFKAKANQTIDEVSAKINEFKAKKESTKDDVKSKYEETLKDLETKKADLKAKYSELENATDDKWEDVKNAFSSAADSFKEGFSKIASLF from the coding sequence ATGAACAAAGAAGAATTCAAAGCAAAAGCAAATCAAACGATTGATGAAGTTTCGGCCAAAATCAATGAATTTAAGGCAAAAAAAGAGTCGACAAAAGATGATGTTAAATCTAAATACGAGGAGACCCTTAAAGATTTAGAAACAAAGAAGGCTGATCTTAAAGCAAAATACTCCGAGCTGGAAAATGCAACGGATGACAAATGGGAAGACGTGAAAAATGCTTTTTCATCGGCAGCAGATTCATTTAAAGAAGGATTTTCAAAAATTGCATCCTTGTTTTAA
- a CDS encoding mechanosensitive ion channel family protein: MRKFTRLILSIVLLTFLALYTQIFSFLNESNFWLSSIVISVKYILILACSSWILIEIVRILKHRLLKRFDISYEDNLKSRKLHTQINLLEKVIVFVIILITIGLILISIESIKEIGIGIFASAGVVGIILGLSAQKIVGAVLAGIQIAITQPFRIDDAVVVENEWGWIEEINLTYIVVRIWDKRRLVLPTSYFLEKPFQNWTRTTADILGTVFIYTDYTISVEALREELARLLKDCELWDKKVNVIQVTDSKENYMELRILVSAKNSPTAWDLRVFIREKMIEFIQKNYPESLPKTRVNIENKECPKIQ; the protein is encoded by the coding sequence ATGAGAAAATTTACTAGATTAATTTTGAGCATTGTATTACTAACTTTTCTGGCACTCTATACGCAGATTTTTAGTTTTTTAAACGAATCCAATTTCTGGCTTAGTTCCATCGTTATTTCAGTAAAGTATATTTTAATACTCGCCTGTTCTTCCTGGATATTGATTGAAATTGTTAGAATTCTAAAGCATCGCCTTCTTAAAAGATTTGACATCAGTTACGAAGACAATCTTAAATCAAGGAAACTGCACACCCAGATAAATCTACTGGAAAAAGTAATTGTTTTTGTTATTATCCTCATTACGATAGGCTTAATTCTGATTTCTATCGAGAGCATAAAGGAAATTGGAATTGGAATTTTTGCATCAGCAGGAGTTGTAGGAATTATTTTGGGCTTATCTGCTCAAAAAATTGTTGGAGCAGTATTGGCGGGTATTCAGATCGCAATTACACAGCCATTTAGAATAGATGATGCTGTTGTTGTTGAAAATGAATGGGGTTGGATCGAAGAGATTAACCTAACCTATATTGTTGTGAGAATATGGGATAAAAGGCGTTTGGTTTTGCCAACCTCGTATTTCTTAGAAAAACCTTTTCAGAATTGGACAAGAACAACTGCCGATATTCTTGGAACCGTTTTTATTTATACCGATTATACAATATCTGTTGAAGCCCTTAGAGAAGAGTTAGCTCGTTTACTAAAAGACTGTGAATTGTGGGATAAAAAGGTAAACGTAATTCAGGTTACCGATTCGAAGGAAAATTACATGGAACTTAGAATTCTGGTTAGTGCTAAAAACTCACCAACGGCTTGGGACTTGAGAGTATTCATCCGAGAGAAAATGATTGAATTTATTCAAAAGAATTATCCGGAAAGTTTACCAAAAACAAGAGTAAACATTGAGAATAAAGAATGCCCAAAAATACAATAA
- a CDS encoding PstS family phosphate ABC transporter substrate-binding protein, whose protein sequence is MKAIRCVFIFIIFLTIGCVNKTPQQQQEKESLPTHKGEINIKGAYALMPLVQRWITEYQKIHPLVLFNLSPVGSGEVLSEIYSDKTDLLMISSELPDKLESAVWILPVAKLSVVMIVNKKNPYWSQILEAGIKKDDMSKLFTGEITSWGNLFGEPGKQPVSVYFRSDQAGATDILSKFLWLDDQKMSGTGILGENQLIEAIKGDSLAIGYCNFIYSFDPESKEFRDDIGIIPLDLNQNGSLDMKENFYENFTELQRAMWLGKYPCILNRPLQFVASQKPSTKELYDFLKWTIIDGQKIVPEMGYMELRSSEIQRCLSYIEN, encoded by the coding sequence ATGAAAGCAATAAGATGTGTTTTTATTTTTATAATATTTTTAACGATAGGATGTGTAAATAAAACACCGCAGCAACAGCAGGAAAAGGAATCTTTGCCAACTCATAAAGGAGAAATAAACATAAAAGGAGCTTATGCGCTGATGCCCCTTGTACAACGGTGGATTACTGAATATCAGAAAATTCATCCCTTGGTTTTATTTAATTTATCTCCTGTTGGTTCTGGAGAAGTACTTTCTGAAATTTATTCAGATAAAACCGATTTGTTGATGATTTCGTCAGAACTACCTGACAAGTTAGAGTCAGCGGTTTGGATACTGCCAGTAGCCAAACTCTCAGTTGTTATGATAGTCAATAAAAAAAATCCGTATTGGTCTCAAATTTTGGAAGCGGGGATTAAAAAAGACGATATGTCAAAATTGTTTACCGGTGAAATAACTTCTTGGGGTAATCTTTTTGGAGAGCCGGGAAAACAACCAGTATCCGTTTATTTTCGTTCTGACCAAGCAGGTGCTACAGATATATTATCAAAATTTTTATGGCTGGATGACCAAAAGATGAGTGGAACTGGTATTCTCGGGGAAAATCAGTTAATAGAAGCCATCAAAGGCGATTCTCTTGCAATTGGTTACTGCAATTTTATTTACTCTTTTGATCCTGAATCAAAAGAGTTTCGGGATGACATCGGAATCATCCCATTAGATCTGAATCAAAATGGAAGTCTTGATATGAAAGAGAATTTTTACGAAAACTTTACAGAATTGCAACGAGCAATGTGGTTAGGTAAATATCCTTGCATATTGAACAGACCTCTACAATTTGTAGCATCACAAAAACCTTCAACGAAAGAATTATATGATTTTTTAAAATGGACTATAATTGACGGGCAGAAAATAGTTCCTGAAATGGGATATATGGAACTTCGGTCAAGTGAAATACAACGCTGTCTTTCATATATTGAAAATTAA
- a CDS encoding mechanosensitive ion channel family protein codes for MKKLISILLFTGSLFICTQTLLSQNQIANSIAKTEVIKGDSVVSSTDDVIKSIGEKLDAPDVSNIISFSKIFWALVFILIGYFIVRFLTRTIEIWSEKSPDRRVKGKAIVPVVKIICWMIISYIIVKGIFNPPLGSLIAFGASVGVAVGFAAQDILKNIFGGFVIIIDRPFKIGDKIEVGSTYGEVLDMSLRSTRVQTADDSIVTLPNGELMNQSISNSNSGETNCQVVAEIYLPITIDTHQVRKIAIEVAKISNYVYLAKPIAVIFVNDIKYDKLCYKMRLKAYVMDIRFEFAFKSELTENVIKELLDCEILSSENSI; via the coding sequence ATGAAAAAACTCATAAGTATACTGCTGTTTACTGGTAGCCTTTTTATTTGTACACAAACCTTACTATCGCAGAATCAGATTGCCAATTCCATTGCAAAGACTGAAGTGATAAAAGGCGATTCGGTTGTTTCCTCCACCGATGACGTAATTAAATCAATAGGTGAGAAATTAGATGCTCCGGATGTTTCAAATATCATTTCTTTTTCGAAGATCTTTTGGGCTTTGGTTTTTATCTTAATTGGATATTTTATAGTTCGTTTTTTAACCCGAACCATCGAGATTTGGTCTGAAAAAAGCCCGGACAGGAGGGTGAAAGGGAAGGCCATTGTGCCGGTAGTGAAAATTATTTGCTGGATGATAATTTCTTATATTATCGTGAAGGGAATATTTAATCCACCATTGGGATCCTTGATTGCTTTTGGTGCATCTGTGGGTGTTGCCGTAGGTTTTGCCGCTCAGGATATTTTAAAGAATATATTTGGTGGTTTTGTGATCATTATCGACCGTCCGTTTAAAATTGGTGATAAAATTGAAGTGGGAAGCACTTATGGTGAGGTTCTCGACATGTCCTTGCGATCGACCCGGGTGCAAACTGCTGATGATTCAATTGTTACTCTGCCCAACGGAGAACTGATGAACCAGTCTATTTCCAATTCTAATTCGGGCGAGACGAATTGTCAGGTGGTTGCCGAAATTTATTTGCCAATTACCATCGATACACATCAGGTACGAAAAATTGCCATTGAAGTAGCCAAGATTTCAAATTATGTGTATTTAGCAAAGCCGATCGCTGTTATTTTCGTGAATGATATCAAGTACGATAAGCTTTGCTACAAAATGCGGCTAAAAGCTTATGTGATGGACATTCGGTTTGAGTTTGCCTTCAAAAGTGAATTAACTGAAAATGTAATCAAAGAATTGTTGGATTGTGAGATTCTTAGCTCGGAGAATTCTATTTAA
- a CDS encoding adenylate/guanylate cyclase domain-containing protein has translation MRTNLREWLIIILSFILVLYMYAIFSYFGVEDFIQEGVLKEYFDTNIWHLEVIFSGILLGILFILVNQLTEKQIFRRKSFGFNILLKSALYLIGLIIVCLLIFELFLFFELVPQEQMEKFQALLSAKFYISGVLYYASFILILNFILYINQKLGPGLLIDLLTGKYYHPRNEELIFLFVDLKNSTSLAEKLGHIEYSKFIKECVHELTPVIQKFNARVYQYAGDEVILFWSKKEGFRELNCLNAFFEFSDILNRQKEYFKSKYGEIPIFKAGMDVGIVTATEIGDIKREIAYHGDVLNTAARLEKKCNEFNEKLIITQNVIDQIQSANGYNFKLLSDLPLRGKTENIKFYSVKS, from the coding sequence ATGAGAACGAACTTAAGAGAATGGCTTATTATAATATTGTCGTTTATTCTTGTCCTATACATGTATGCCATTTTCTCGTACTTTGGAGTAGAGGATTTCATACAAGAGGGAGTCTTAAAAGAATATTTTGACACTAATATTTGGCACCTTGAGGTAATATTTTCAGGAATCTTACTTGGAATTCTTTTTATTCTCGTTAACCAATTGACGGAAAAACAGATCTTCAGAAGAAAAAGTTTTGGTTTTAATATTTTATTGAAAAGTGCTTTGTACCTGATTGGGCTAATTATCGTGTGTTTGCTGATTTTCGAATTGTTTTTATTTTTTGAATTAGTCCCTCAAGAGCAGATGGAGAAATTTCAAGCTTTACTATCCGCTAAGTTTTATATATCCGGCGTGCTCTATTACGCATCGTTTATCCTGATATTGAATTTTATCCTTTACATCAATCAGAAACTTGGTCCTGGTTTGCTTATCGATCTATTAACAGGTAAATACTATCATCCCCGAAATGAAGAATTAATCTTTCTCTTTGTGGATCTTAAAAACTCAACAAGTCTGGCCGAAAAATTAGGACATATTGAATACAGTAAATTTATAAAAGAGTGTGTTCATGAATTAACTCCGGTTATTCAGAAATTTAATGCGAGGGTCTATCAATATGCTGGCGATGAGGTAATTCTATTCTGGAGCAAGAAAGAAGGGTTTCGCGAACTTAATTGCCTGAACGCATTTTTTGAATTCAGCGATATACTTAACCGGCAAAAAGAATATTTTAAGTCAAAATATGGCGAAATACCTATCTTCAAAGCCGGTATGGATGTAGGGATTGTAACTGCAACTGAAATCGGAGATATAAAACGTGAAATCGCATATCATGGCGACGTATTAAATACAGCTGCCCGTTTAGAGAAAAAGTGCAATGAGTTTAATGAGAAGTTGATTATAACACAGAATGTGATCGATCAAATTCAATCTGCCAATGGCTATAATTTTAAATTACTTAGTGACTTGCCCTTACGTGGTAAAACTGAAAATATTAAATTCTATTCCGTTAAATCATAG
- a CDS encoding glycoside hydrolase family 5 protein gives MKIWMFLILIVSAASCQITEKKYAFVEGENIYSPQGELLHLKGVNLGNWLLPEGYMFKLQDCNSPRKIDQAIRELIGNSATTAFWDAFLENYISEADIKWLSENGVNTIRLPFDYRLLTHDDFLGRDMHGYKYLDKAIDWCEKYDIYVLLDMHGAPGGQTGDNIDNSDGYPWLMVDEGMKQQTCDIWQDLAKRYVNNTTVIGYNLLNEPIPHFFDNDSLKPYLEPLYKRITKAIREVDEHHIVFLGGAVWETDFSVFSEPFDDKLAYTFHKYWMPPVQKEIQQFIDFRDKYNVPILMGESGENEDEWVKDFRELLDLNKIHWTFWPYKKMDNTRGPMNFNKPGAYDNFIRYAESDRRTFSKVRALKDSLEGIKPEEVKELLNQFVENSKFENCYPNKGFCDALGLN, from the coding sequence ATGAAAATTTGGATGTTTCTCATTTTGATAGTAAGTGCTGCATCTTGTCAAATTACAGAAAAAAAATATGCTTTTGTAGAGGGTGAAAATATCTACTCACCACAAGGTGAACTATTGCACCTTAAAGGCGTTAATTTGGGAAATTGGTTACTGCCGGAAGGCTATATGTTTAAATTACAGGATTGTAACTCGCCACGCAAAATAGACCAAGCCATACGTGAATTGATTGGCAATAGTGCAACCACAGCCTTTTGGGATGCCTTTCTTGAGAATTATATCTCTGAAGCCGATATAAAGTGGTTGTCAGAAAACGGTGTAAATACCATACGCTTGCCATTTGATTATCGCTTATTGACTCATGATGATTTTTTGGGAAGAGATATGCATGGTTATAAATACCTGGACAAAGCTATTGATTGGTGTGAGAAATACGATATTTATGTATTACTTGATATGCATGGTGCTCCAGGCGGACAAACAGGTGATAATATAGATAATAGTGATGGCTATCCTTGGTTAATGGTAGATGAAGGTATGAAACAACAAACCTGTGATATTTGGCAAGACTTAGCAAAAAGGTATGTAAATAATACTACTGTTATAGGATATAACTTATTGAACGAACCTATTCCTCATTTTTTTGATAATGACAGTCTAAAACCCTATTTAGAGCCCCTGTATAAAAGGATTACGAAAGCAATAAGGGAGGTAGATGAACATCATATTGTATTTTTAGGAGGCGCTGTATGGGAGACCGATTTTTCAGTTTTCTCTGAGCCCTTTGATGATAAGTTAGCCTATACATTTCATAAATATTGGATGCCGCCGGTACAAAAGGAAATACAGCAATTTATTGACTTTAGAGATAAATATAATGTGCCAATATTGATGGGCGAAAGTGGTGAGAATGAAGATGAATGGGTTAAAGACTTTCGAGAATTATTGGATCTGAATAAGATTCATTGGACATTTTGGCCATACAAGAAAATGGATAATACACGGGGTCCAATGAACTTTAATAAACCTGGTGCTTATGACAATTTTATACGTTATGCAGAGAGCGATAGACGCACATTTAGTAAAGTTAGAGCACTGAAAGATAGTCTTGAAGGAATTAAACCCGAAGAGGTAAAGGAATTGTTAAATCAATTTGTAGAGAATAGCAAGTTTGAAAATTGTTATCCAAATAAGGGCTTTTGCGATGCATTAGGATTGAATTAA
- the gloA gene encoding lactoylglutathione lyase, producing the protein MKYKLEHACIRVMDLDKSVDFYKKALSLEEVKRLDYPDYKFTLVYLSDENKNFEIEITHNYDTEKPYEIGNGFSHFALTVSDLEGSREFHKNMGIETTDLKGLPGEKPKYYFITDPDGYKIEIIRS; encoded by the coding sequence ATGAAATACAAATTAGAACATGCCTGTATCAGAGTAATGGATTTAGACAAATCAGTAGATTTTTATAAAAAAGCATTGTCTTTGGAGGAAGTAAAGAGACTGGATTATCCTGATTATAAGTTCACTCTCGTGTACCTTAGTGATGAAAATAAAAATTTTGAAATAGAGATTACCCATAATTATGATACCGAAAAACCCTATGAGATAGGAAATGGATTTAGTCACTTTGCATTGACCGTTAGTGATTTGGAAGGATCTCGTGAATTTCATAAAAATATGGGGATCGAAACAACAGACCTTAAAGGCTTGCCAGGTGAAAAACCTAAATACTATTTCATTACGGATCCTGATGGATATAAGATTGAGATTATAAGAAGCTAA
- a CDS encoding MFS transporter produces the protein MKEEQSSKKFQSNNVILVAASHMLHDIYSSFLAPLRPLLIEKFGVTLAMASLWDLIMRIPWFLNPIIGIIAERTAARYFIIVTPAITAIAMSLLGLAPSFAIISILLFTMGISSAVFHVPAPTMVKRLSGKLTGRGMSYYMFGGELARTAGPLIITASVSYWGLEGTWRLIPFGLIASFILFLKLKNIKISDEIKTKKAEKKYVLSTLKKYLPFFLVLIGITLFRAVMKSGLSAFLPTFYYSERGESLWFANSALAVFQLAGALGTILAGSISDRIGRRNTLLIASIMSPIMMFLFINSVGWLSFVFLVLLGFFIFAPGPVLIALVQDRSKEFPVFMNSIYMTVSFITAALAVFFAGLMGDWIGLEKTYLISSVLSLGAIPFVLWLNKK, from the coding sequence ATGAAAGAAGAGCAATCGTCTAAAAAGTTTCAATCGAACAATGTGATCCTTGTTGCAGCATCACACATGTTGCATGATATTTATTCTTCATTTCTGGCTCCACTGAGACCTTTGCTGATAGAAAAATTTGGAGTGACTTTGGCAATGGCGTCACTATGGGATTTGATCATGCGCATTCCATGGTTTTTGAATCCGATTATTGGAATAATTGCAGAAAGAACAGCTGCACGATATTTTATAATCGTTACCCCGGCAATTACTGCAATAGCAATGAGCCTATTGGGTTTGGCTCCTTCCTTCGCGATTATCTCGATATTACTCTTTACAATGGGAATAAGTAGTGCCGTGTTTCATGTGCCTGCACCAACAATGGTAAAACGATTGTCTGGTAAGCTTACCGGACGAGGAATGAGCTATTATATGTTTGGAGGAGAATTGGCCAGAACTGCAGGACCTTTAATCATTACAGCTTCGGTTTCGTATTGGGGATTGGAAGGGACATGGAGATTGATCCCCTTTGGTTTAATTGCATCATTTATTCTATTCTTAAAACTTAAAAACATAAAAATCTCCGATGAAATTAAAACTAAAAAGGCGGAGAAAAAATATGTATTGTCAACACTAAAAAAATACCTGCCATTTTTCCTTGTGCTTATCGGAATCACCCTATTCAGGGCCGTCATGAAATCGGGATTGTCTGCATTTCTGCCTACTTTTTATTATTCCGAAAGAGGAGAGAGCCTTTGGTTTGCCAATTCGGCTTTGGCTGTTTTTCAACTTGCAGGGGCTTTGGGAACAATTTTGGCGGGAAGTATTTCAGATCGAATCGGGCGAAGAAACACATTGTTGATTGCAAGTATAATGTCGCCTATTATGATGTTCTTGTTCATTAATTCAGTAGGCTGGCTCTCGTTTGTATTTTTAGTGTTATTGGGCTTTTTTATTTTTGCCCCTGGACCTGTATTAATAGCATTGGTGCAGGATCGATCGAAAGAGTTCCCCGTATTTATGAACAGTATTTATATGACTGTGAGTTTTATTACCGCTGCCTTGGCAGTGTTTTTTGCCGGATTAATGGGGGATTGGATCGGGCTCGAAAAAACATATCTTATTTCTTCTGTTTTGTCCTTAGGAGCAATCCCTTTTGTGTTGTGGTTAAATAAGAAATAA
- a CDS encoding 2Fe-2S iron-sulfur cluster-binding protein: MKQEFYRIPIFSIHKPIKEAVTVSFQIPDELLSIFKFDPGQHLCFRFVVNDKEELRMYSLHNSLYEKGLYQVSVKIQKDGLVSNHVANNLNVGDILEISKPQGDFMLSPNSKVAKTYYFFAAGSGITPIYSMLKSILLAEPKSKVFLLYGNRNLPEILFHEELLEWQAKFPDQLRITQTLSKRFLDFSLAPWNGKRGRIDEDMVEAFILENPSTTQISEYYICGPDGMNQMIENTLIDKGIPTKNIHFEYFSAQEIDYEEGLKSEKNATIEASIRSEYFQVQLAEDETILEGLIRIGAPAPYFCKSGICGTCKAHLIEGEVQMKTSMALSAEEVKNNMILACQSLAKTPKVKIEFE, from the coding sequence ATGAAACAGGAATTTTATCGCATACCCATATTTTCAATTCACAAACCAATAAAAGAAGCTGTAACAGTAAGCTTTCAAATTCCAGATGAGTTGTTGTCTATTTTTAAGTTTGATCCGGGACAACACCTTTGTTTTCGCTTTGTTGTAAATGACAAGGAAGAATTAAGAATGTATTCGTTACACAATTCTCTCTACGAAAAAGGATTGTATCAGGTAAGTGTAAAAATTCAGAAAGATGGTTTGGTCTCGAATCATGTTGCAAACAATTTAAATGTTGGAGATATCCTCGAAATATCCAAGCCGCAAGGCGATTTTATGCTAAGTCCGAATTCGAAAGTTGCTAAGACTTATTATTTTTTTGCGGCTGGTAGTGGCATCACTCCAATTTACTCCATGCTAAAATCGATACTATTGGCAGAACCAAAAAGTAAGGTTTTTTTGCTTTATGGGAACAGAAATTTGCCTGAAATTTTGTTTCATGAGGAGTTGTTGGAATGGCAGGCTAAATTTCCAGATCAATTGAGAATTACGCAAACTCTTTCAAAACGATTCCTGGATTTCTCGTTGGCTCCTTGGAATGGGAAACGAGGTCGAATTGATGAGGATATGGTGGAAGCCTTTATACTCGAAAATCCATCAACAACACAAATTTCAGAATATTATATTTGCGGGCCAGATGGAATGAATCAAATGATTGAGAATACGCTGATTGATAAGGGGATTCCAACAAAAAATATTCATTTTGAATATTTTTCGGCTCAAGAAATTGATTACGAAGAAGGATTAAAATCGGAGAAGAATGCAACAATAGAAGCAAGCATTAGGTCTGAATACTTTCAGGTACAATTAGCTGAAGACGAAACCATATTGGAAGGCCTGATACGAATTGGTGCACCCGCTCCGTATTTTTGTAAGAGCGGTATATGTGGAACCTGCAAAGCGCACTTAATCGAAGGAGAAGTGCAGATGAAAACATCCATGGCCTTGAGTGCTGAAGAGGTGAAGAACAACATGATACTAGCCTGCCAATCACTAGCTAAAACACCCAAGGTGAAAATTGAATTCGAATAA
- the yccS gene encoding YccS family putative transporter, with the protein MRNKSTLDRFQGKGWYEFMIKNLWRYPNRLLAIKAAIAMSLLLIPFVVNGSAFMGVTLALGALAGALSETDDHPKGRVKALAITIISFIISSLSVELLLPHPILFGIGLIGSTITFIVVGGLSERYRGVTFGALLVGIYTMLGASISPDWYWQPMLLPAGALCYGILSLILLILRPNRLIEEQLAQGFEDLSLYMKEKARLFPSDAKSQEKIRGRLATLNIQFINSLERSKNVLNSYSDVLDDHNVLRPYLHQFVLLQSLHERASSSHERYDLLSDEPDNIEILEGLGQLLLQLSLACHEVSKSLLMGTTYHHSISLKWTISALKDKIKKQNSTAKSTNLSLLLQNLTQSHFSLQNMNYNLHSGLLPKVDRDPKSIRQKLREQLSWSHPRFRYAIRLSTCFIIGYILILTFDLEKGYWILLTSLFVCQPSYSETRQRLFQRIIGTLSGVVAGVLIVQILPTIAGQVLLLLVAAYAFFVWLRKNYAISVVFVTILVIAAFNLIAGRGVVVMEARVMDTLIGALLAIIVVRFMWPDWQYKHLPGLLSSALEKNRNYFSSILLEYKESNEDDLDYRVARHRANQADNALALSWRGMKLEPKRHQKFQKHAFSLTYLNHALLSYLSALGAHRGIKNYISDDQWEMFHNIEKELSKAVTSMQKLEACDSTQSLTKFIDDLGHKITELERGTERQKFVILYNIAEVTEQLLQEASQLAKE; encoded by the coding sequence ATGAGGAACAAATCGACGCTTGACAGATTTCAGGGAAAAGGATGGTATGAATTCATGATTAAGAATTTATGGAGGTATCCGAATAGATTACTCGCGATTAAAGCAGCAATAGCCATGAGTCTTCTATTAATTCCATTTGTTGTTAACGGTTCTGCGTTTATGGGCGTAACTCTTGCTTTGGGTGCCCTGGCAGGTGCTCTTTCCGAAACCGATGATCATCCCAAAGGACGTGTAAAAGCACTGGCAATTACTATTATTAGCTTCATCATTTCGAGCTTATCGGTTGAATTGCTGTTACCTCATCCGATTCTATTTGGCATTGGATTAATTGGTTCTACCATTACATTTATTGTTGTAGGCGGATTGAGTGAACGATACCGTGGGGTTACATTTGGGGCTTTACTTGTTGGTATTTACACCATGCTGGGAGCCAGTATTTCGCCAGACTGGTATTGGCAGCCAATGCTATTACCTGCAGGTGCCTTGTGTTACGGAATTTTATCTCTTATATTACTTATTCTTCGTCCAAACAGACTAATTGAAGAGCAATTGGCCCAGGGATTTGAAGATCTTTCCCTATACATGAAGGAAAAAGCCAGACTTTTCCCAAGTGATGCAAAATCTCAGGAAAAAATACGTGGTCGGCTGGCAACTTTAAACATTCAATTTATTAATTCATTGGAGAGATCTAAAAATGTTTTGAACTCCTACTCCGATGTTCTGGATGATCACAATGTTCTGCGCCCCTACCTGCATCAATTTGTATTGTTGCAAAGTTTGCACGAGAGAGCCTCTTCGAGCCATGAACGATACGATTTGTTAAGTGACGAACCTGATAATATCGAAATTCTGGAAGGATTGGGGCAATTACTATTGCAGTTATCTCTTGCTTGCCACGAAGTTTCGAAAAGCTTGCTGATGGGCACAACTTATCATCATTCGATTTCGCTAAAGTGGACTATTTCGGCCTTGAAGGATAAAATCAAAAAGCAAAATTCAACGGCAAAAAGCACTAATCTTAGCTTATTACTTCAGAATCTTACTCAATCTCATTTTTCATTGCAAAACATGAATTACAATCTGCATTCAGGACTGCTTCCGAAGGTAGATAGAGATCCCAAAAGCATACGGCAAAAGCTAAGAGAACAATTGAGCTGGTCACATCCGCGATTTAGATACGCCATTCGATTGAGCACCTGTTTTATAATTGGGTACATTCTTATTCTGACTTTCGATCTCGAAAAAGGATACTGGATTTTACTAACCAGTTTATTTGTTTGTCAGCCAAGTTACAGCGAAACACGACAGCGATTGTTTCAAAGAATTATTGGCACCTTAAGTGGAGTGGTTGCCGGTGTGCTAATTGTGCAAATTCTACCAACCATTGCCGGGCAAGTACTTTTATTGCTCGTAGCAGCTTATGCATTTTTTGTGTGGCTACGAAAAAACTATGCAATATCGGTGGTGTTTGTTACCATTTTAGTAATAGCTGCCTTTAATTTAATTGCAGGAAGAGGCGTTGTTGTTATGGAAGCAAGAGTAATGGACACATTGATAGGAGCACTTCTTGCTATTATTGTAGTCCGTTTCATGTGGCCCGATTGGCAATACAAGCATTTGCCAGGCTTACTTTCATCGGCACTGGAAAAAAACCGAAACTACTTCAGTTCTATATTACTCGAATACAAAGAATCGAATGAGGATGATTTGGATTATCGAGTTGCAAGGCATCGTGCAAATCAGGCCGATAATGCTCTTGCGTTGTCGTGGAGAGGAATGAAATTGGAGCCTAAACGACATCAGAAATTTCAGAAACATGCCTTTTCACTAACTTACCTCAACCACGCATTACTTTCCTATTTATCAGCCTTAGGAGCGCATCGGGGCATTAAAAATTACATTAGTGATGATCAGTGGGAAATGTTTCACAATATCGAAAAGGAACTTAGCAAAGCGGTTACCAGTATGCAAAAGCTAGAAGCCTGTGATTCGACACAAAGTCTTACAAAATTCATTGATGATTTAGGACATAAAATTACAGAATTGGAAAGAGGTACTGAGCGCCAAAAATTTGTTATTCTATACAATATTGCTGAAGTTACAGAACAGTTATTGCAGGAGGCATCGCAACTGGCTAAAGAGTAA